The Callithrix jacchus isolate 240 chromosome X, calJac240_pri, whole genome shotgun sequence genome contains a region encoding:
- the CXHXorf65 gene encoding uncharacterized protein CXorf65 homolog isoform X1, whose product MFIYIKHGDDQQFLVNTNCSVTVMLYYIRKKLQLPKTSTIDLCDEAGMMKMFFQMKPNHTDYASKYLTARSTYYVCKVVRGPPGTRIEPAYKAFVPLLKNPEPLLLVTLCTQCDALERSRLERLKMLEAKKVVRIEPSAITPSKLSGQDKKKSALKSKPLTSKKKVVFREDKSRPLPKPTKQNK is encoded by the exons ATGTTCATCTACATCAAACATGGAG ATGATCAGCAGTTTCTGGTCAATACCAACTGCTCTGTCACCGTGATGCTGTATTACATCCGCAAAAAACTACAGTTGCCTAAAACAA GCACCATCGATTTGTGTGATGAAGCAGGGATGATGAAGATGTTTTTTCAGATGAAGCCCAACCATACAGACTATGCCAGCAAATACCTTACAGCTCGAAGTACCTACTATGTTTGTAAGGTGGTGCGTGGGCCACCAG GAACCAGGATCGAGCCTGCTTACAAAGCTTTTGTGCCTCTCCTCAAGAATCCGGAGCCCCTGCTGCTTG TTACACTGTGCACACAATGTGACGCCCTGGAGAGGAGCCGACTTGAGAGGCTTAAAATGTTAGAAGCCAAGAAGGTCGTTAGAATTGAACCCTCTGCAATTACCCCG tcCAAGCTATCAGGACAAGACAAAAAGAAGTCTGCTCTCAAGTCTAAGCCTCTGACCTCTAAGAAGAAAGTAGTTTTCAGAGAGGATAAAAGTCGCCCACTCCCTAAACCCACCAAGCAAAACAAGTAA
- the IL2RG gene encoding cytokine receptor common subunit gamma isoform X2, whose product MIPLTKLPLLGVGLNTILTPNGNEDTTAGGKSGTGEDFFLTSMPTDSFSVSTLPLPEVQCFVFNVEYMNCTWNSSSEPQPTNLTLHYWYKNSDNDKVQKCSHYLFAEEITSGCQLQKKEIHLYQTFVVQLQDPREPRRQATQMLKLQNLVIPWAPENLTLRKLSESQLELNWNNRFLNHCLEHLVQYRTDWDHTWTEQSVGHSHSFSLPSVDGQKHYTFRVRSRFNPLCGSTQHWSEWSHLIHWGSNTSKENPFLFALEAVVISVGSMGLIISLLCVYFWLERTMPRIPTLKNLEDLVTEYHGNFSAWSGVSKGLAESLQPDYSERLCLVSEIPPKGGVLGEGAGASPCNQHSPYWAPPSYTPKPET is encoded by the exons ATGATACCATTGACCAAG CTGCCCCTGCTAGGAGTGGGGCTGAACACAATTCTGACACCCAATGGGAATGAAGACACCACAGCTGGTGGGAAATCTGGGACTGGAGAGG ATTTCTTCCTGACCTCTATGCCCACTGACTCCTTCAGTGTTTCCACTCTGCCCCTCCCAGAGGTTCAGTGTTTTGTGTTCAATGTCGAGTACATGAATTGCACTTGGAACAGCAGCTCTGAGCCCCAGCCTACCAACCTTACTCTGCACTATTG GTACAAGAACTCAGATAATGATAAAGTCCAGAAGTGCAGCCACTATCTATTTGCTGAAGAAATCACTTCTGGCTGTCAGTTGCAAAAAAAGGAGATCCACCTCTACCAAACATTTGTTGTTCAGCTCCAGGACCCAcgggaacccaggagacaggccACACAGATGCTAAAACTGCAGAATCTGG TGATCCCCTGGGCTCCAGAGAACCTAACACTTCGCAAATTGAGTGAATCCCAGCTAGAACTGAACTGGAACAACAGATTCTTGAACCACTGTTTGGAGCACTTGGTGCAGTACCGGACTGACTGGGACCACACCTGGACT GAACAATCAGTAGGCCACAGTCATAGCTTCTCCCTGCCTAGTGTGGATGGGCAGAAACACTACACGTTTCGTGTTCGGAGCCGCTTTAACCCACTCTGTGGAAGTACTCAGCATTGGAGTGAATGGAGCCACCTGATCCACTGGGGTAGCAACACTTCAAAGG AGAATCCTTTCCTGTTTGCGTTGGAAGCTGTGGTTATCTCTGTTGGCTCCATGGGATTGATTATCAGCCTTCTCTGTGTGTATTTCTGGCTGGAACG GACAATGCCCCGAATTCCCACCCTGAAGAACCTAGAAGATCTTGTTACTGAATACCACGGGAACTTTTCG GCCTGGAGTGGTGTGTCTAAGGGACTGGCTGAGAGTCTGCAGCCAGACTACAGTGAACGACTCTGCCTCGTCAGTGAGATTCCCCCAAAAGGAGGGGTGCTcggggagggagctggggcctCCCCATGCAACCAGCATAGCCCCTACTGGGCCCCACCAAGTTACACCCCAAAGCCTGAAACCTGA
- the IL2RG gene encoding cytokine receptor common subunit gamma precursor — translation MLKALLPFRSLLFLQLPLLGVGLNTILTPNGNEDTTADFFLTSMPTDSFSVSTLPLPEVQCFVFNVEYMNCTWNSSSEPQPTNLTLHYWYKNSDNDKVQKCSHYLFAEEITSGCQLQKKEIHLYQTFVVQLQDPREPRRQATQMLKLQNLVIPWAPENLTLRKLSESQLELNWNNRFLNHCLEHLVQYRTDWDHTWTEQSVGHSHSFSLPSVDGQKHYTFRVRSRFNPLCGSTQHWSEWSHLIHWGSNTSKENPFLFALEAVVISVGSMGLIISLLCVYFWLERTMPRIPTLKNLEDLVTEYHGNFSAWSGVSKGLAESLQPDYSERLCLVSEIPPKGGVLGEGAGASPCNQHSPYWAPPSYTPKPET, via the exons ATGTTGAAGGCATTATTACCATTCAGATCTCTCTTATTCCTGCAGCTGCCCCTGCTAGGAGTGGGGCTGAACACAATTCTGACACCCAATGGGAATGAAGACACCACAGCTG ATTTCTTCCTGACCTCTATGCCCACTGACTCCTTCAGTGTTTCCACTCTGCCCCTCCCAGAGGTTCAGTGTTTTGTGTTCAATGTCGAGTACATGAATTGCACTTGGAACAGCAGCTCTGAGCCCCAGCCTACCAACCTTACTCTGCACTATTG GTACAAGAACTCAGATAATGATAAAGTCCAGAAGTGCAGCCACTATCTATTTGCTGAAGAAATCACTTCTGGCTGTCAGTTGCAAAAAAAGGAGATCCACCTCTACCAAACATTTGTTGTTCAGCTCCAGGACCCAcgggaacccaggagacaggccACACAGATGCTAAAACTGCAGAATCTGG TGATCCCCTGGGCTCCAGAGAACCTAACACTTCGCAAATTGAGTGAATCCCAGCTAGAACTGAACTGGAACAACAGATTCTTGAACCACTGTTTGGAGCACTTGGTGCAGTACCGGACTGACTGGGACCACACCTGGACT GAACAATCAGTAGGCCACAGTCATAGCTTCTCCCTGCCTAGTGTGGATGGGCAGAAACACTACACGTTTCGTGTTCGGAGCCGCTTTAACCCACTCTGTGGAAGTACTCAGCATTGGAGTGAATGGAGCCACCTGATCCACTGGGGTAGCAACACTTCAAAGG AGAATCCTTTCCTGTTTGCGTTGGAAGCTGTGGTTATCTCTGTTGGCTCCATGGGATTGATTATCAGCCTTCTCTGTGTGTATTTCTGGCTGGAACG GACAATGCCCCGAATTCCCACCCTGAAGAACCTAGAAGATCTTGTTACTGAATACCACGGGAACTTTTCG GCCTGGAGTGGTGTGTCTAAGGGACTGGCTGAGAGTCTGCAGCCAGACTACAGTGAACGACTCTGCCTCGTCAGTGAGATTCCCCCAAAAGGAGGGGTGCTcggggagggagctggggcctCCCCATGCAACCAGCATAGCCCCTACTGGGCCCCACCAAGTTACACCCCAAAGCCTGAAACCTGA
- the FOXO4 gene encoding forkhead box protein O4 — protein sequence MDPGNENSATEAAAIIDLDPDFEPQSRPRSCTWPLPRPELSTQPSEPPEVEPGLGEKVHTEGHSEPILLPSRLPEPVGGPQPGILGAVTGPRKGGSRRNAWGNQSYAELISQAIESAPEKRLTLAQIYEWMVRTVPYFKDKGDSNSSAGWKNSIRHNLSLHSKFIKVHNEATGKSSWWMLNPEGGKSGKAPRRRAASMDSSSKLLRGRSKASKKKAPVLPAPPEGATPASPAGHFAKWSGSPCSRNREEADMWSAFRPRSSSNASTVSTRLSPLRPESEVLAEEIPASVSSYAGSIPPTLNEGLELLDGLNLTSSHSLLSRSGLSGFSLQHPGVTGPLHAYSSSLFSPAEGSLSAGERCFSSPQALEALLTSDTPPPPADVLMTQVDPILSQAPTLLLLGGLPSSSKMATGVGLCPKPLEAPGPSSLVPNPSMIAPPPVMASAPIPKALGTPALTPPTEAASPDRMPQDLDLDMYMENLECDMDNIISDLMDGGEGLDFNFEPDP from the exons ATGGATCCAGGGAATGAGAATTCAGCCACAGAGGCTGCCGCGATCATAGACCTCGATCCCGACTTCGAACCCCAGAGCCGTCCCCGctcctgcacctggccccttcccCGACCAGAGCTCTCTACCCAGCCTTCCGAGCCGCCCGAGGTGGAGCCAGGTCTGGGGGAAAAGGTACACACGGAGGGGCACTCAGAGCCGATCCTGTTGCCCTCCCGGCTCCCAGAGCCGGTGGGGGGCCCCCAGCCCGGAATCCTGGGGGCTGTAACAGGTCCTCGGAAGGGAGGCTCCCGCCGGAATGCCTGGGGAAATCAATCATATGCAGAACTCATCAGCCAGGCCATTGAAAGCGCCCCAGAGAAGCGACTGACACTCGCCCAGATCTACGAGTGGATGGTCCGTACTGTGCCCTACTTCAAAGACAAGGGTGACAGCAACAGCTCAGCAGGATGGAAG AACTCAATCCGCCACAACCTGTCCCTGCACAGCAAGTTCATCAAGGTTCACAACGAGGCCACTGGCAAAAGCTCTTGGTGGATGCTGAACCCCGAGGGAGGCAAGAGCGGCAAAGCCCCCCGCCGCCGGGCCGCTTCCATGGATAGCAGCAGCAAGCTGCTCCGGGGCCGCAGTAAAGCCTCCAAGAAGAAAGCACCCGTGCTACCAGCTCCACCTGAAGGTGCCACTCCAGCGAGCCCTGCTGGCCACTTTGCCAAGTGGTCAGGCAGCCCTTGCTCTCGAAACCGTGAGGAAGCCGATATGTGGTCCGCCTTCCGTCCACGAAGCAGTTCAAATGCCAGCACTGTCAGCACCCGGCTGTCCCCCTTGAGGCCAGAGTCTGAGGTGCTGGCTGAGGAAATACCAGCTTCAGTCAGCAGCTATGCAGGGAGTATCCCTCCCACCCTCAATGAAGGTCTAGAGCTGTTAGATGGGCTCAATCTCACCTCTTCCCATTCCCTGCTCTCTCGGAGTGGTCTCTCTGGCTTCTCTTTGCAGCATCCTGGGGTTACTGGGCCCTTACATGCCTACAGCAGCTCCCTCTTCAGCCCAGCAGAGGGGTCCCTGTCAGCAGGAGAAAGGTGCTTCTCCAGCCCCCAGGCTCTAGAGGCCCTGCTCACCTCTGATACACCACCACCCCCTGCTGATGTCCTCATGACCCAGGTAGATCCCATTCTGTCCCAGGCTCCAACGCTTCTGTTGCTGGGGGGGCTTCCTTCCTCCAGTAAGATGGCCACCGGCGTTGGCCTGTGTCCCAAGCCCCTAGAGGCTCCAGGCCCCAGCAGTCTGGTTCCCAACCCTTCTATGATAGCACCGCCTCCAGTCATGGCAAGTGCCCCTATCCCCAAGGCTCTGGGGACTCCTGCGCTCACACCCCCTACTGAAGCTGCAAGCCCAGACAGAATGCCTCAGGATCTAGATCTTGACATGTATATGGAGAACCTGGAGTGCGACATGGATAACATCATCAGTGACCTTATGGATGGGGGCGAGGGACTGGACTTCAACTTTGAGCCAG ATCCCTGA
- the CXHXorf65 gene encoding uncharacterized protein CXorf65 homolog isoform X2 has protein sequence MFIYIKHGGTIDLCDEAGMMKMFFQMKPNHTDYASKYLTARSTYYVCKVVRGPPGTRIEPAYKAFVPLLKNPEPLLLVTLCTQCDALERSRLERLKMLEAKKVVRIEPSAITPSKLSGQDKKKSALKSKPLTSKKKVVFREDKSRPLPKPTKQNK, from the exons ATGTTCATCTACATCAAACATGGAG GCACCATCGATTTGTGTGATGAAGCAGGGATGATGAAGATGTTTTTTCAGATGAAGCCCAACCATACAGACTATGCCAGCAAATACCTTACAGCTCGAAGTACCTACTATGTTTGTAAGGTGGTGCGTGGGCCACCAG GAACCAGGATCGAGCCTGCTTACAAAGCTTTTGTGCCTCTCCTCAAGAATCCGGAGCCCCTGCTGCTTG TTACACTGTGCACACAATGTGACGCCCTGGAGAGGAGCCGACTTGAGAGGCTTAAAATGTTAGAAGCCAAGAAGGTCGTTAGAATTGAACCCTCTGCAATTACCCCG tcCAAGCTATCAGGACAAGACAAAAAGAAGTCTGCTCTCAAGTCTAAGCCTCTGACCTCTAAGAAGAAAGTAGTTTTCAGAGAGGATAAAAGTCGCCCACTCCCTAAACCCACCAAGCAAAACAAGTAA
- the IL2RG gene encoding cytokine receptor common subunit gamma isoform X4 — MGMKTPQLVGNLGLERVDFFLTSMPTDSFSVSTLPLPEVQCFVFNVEYMNCTWNSSSEPQPTNLTLHYWYKNSDNDKVQKCSHYLFAEEITSGCQLQKKEIHLYQTFVVQLQDPREPRRQATQMLKLQNLVIPWAPENLTLRKLSESQLELNWNNRFLNHCLEHLVQYRTDWDHTWTEQSVGHSHSFSLPSVDGQKHYTFRVRSRFNPLCGSTQHWSEWSHLIHWGSNTSKENPFLFALEAVVISVGSMGLIISLLCVYFWLERTMPRIPTLKNLEDLVTEYHGNFSAWSGVSKGLAESLQPDYSERLCLVSEIPPKGGVLGEGAGASPCNQHSPYWAPPSYTPKPET, encoded by the exons ATGGGAATGAAGACACCACAGCTGGTGGGAAATCTGGGACTGGAGAGGGTTG ATTTCTTCCTGACCTCTATGCCCACTGACTCCTTCAGTGTTTCCACTCTGCCCCTCCCAGAGGTTCAGTGTTTTGTGTTCAATGTCGAGTACATGAATTGCACTTGGAACAGCAGCTCTGAGCCCCAGCCTACCAACCTTACTCTGCACTATTG GTACAAGAACTCAGATAATGATAAAGTCCAGAAGTGCAGCCACTATCTATTTGCTGAAGAAATCACTTCTGGCTGTCAGTTGCAAAAAAAGGAGATCCACCTCTACCAAACATTTGTTGTTCAGCTCCAGGACCCAcgggaacccaggagacaggccACACAGATGCTAAAACTGCAGAATCTGG TGATCCCCTGGGCTCCAGAGAACCTAACACTTCGCAAATTGAGTGAATCCCAGCTAGAACTGAACTGGAACAACAGATTCTTGAACCACTGTTTGGAGCACTTGGTGCAGTACCGGACTGACTGGGACCACACCTGGACT GAACAATCAGTAGGCCACAGTCATAGCTTCTCCCTGCCTAGTGTGGATGGGCAGAAACACTACACGTTTCGTGTTCGGAGCCGCTTTAACCCACTCTGTGGAAGTACTCAGCATTGGAGTGAATGGAGCCACCTGATCCACTGGGGTAGCAACACTTCAAAGG AGAATCCTTTCCTGTTTGCGTTGGAAGCTGTGGTTATCTCTGTTGGCTCCATGGGATTGATTATCAGCCTTCTCTGTGTGTATTTCTGGCTGGAACG GACAATGCCCCGAATTCCCACCCTGAAGAACCTAGAAGATCTTGTTACTGAATACCACGGGAACTTTTCG GCCTGGAGTGGTGTGTCTAAGGGACTGGCTGAGAGTCTGCAGCCAGACTACAGTGAACGACTCTGCCTCGTCAGTGAGATTCCCCCAAAAGGAGGGGTGCTcggggagggagctggggcctCCCCATGCAACCAGCATAGCCCCTACTGGGCCCCACCAAGTTACACCCCAAAGCCTGAAACCTGA
- the IL2RG gene encoding cytokine receptor common subunit gamma isoform X1: MLKALLPFRSLLFLQLPLLGVGLNTILTPNGNEDTTAGGKSGTGEDFFLTSMPTDSFSVSTLPLPEVQCFVFNVEYMNCTWNSSSEPQPTNLTLHYWYKNSDNDKVQKCSHYLFAEEITSGCQLQKKEIHLYQTFVVQLQDPREPRRQATQMLKLQNLVIPWAPENLTLRKLSESQLELNWNNRFLNHCLEHLVQYRTDWDHTWTEQSVGHSHSFSLPSVDGQKHYTFRVRSRFNPLCGSTQHWSEWSHLIHWGSNTSKENPFLFALEAVVISVGSMGLIISLLCVYFWLERTMPRIPTLKNLEDLVTEYHGNFSAWSGVSKGLAESLQPDYSERLCLVSEIPPKGGVLGEGAGASPCNQHSPYWAPPSYTPKPET, encoded by the exons ATGTTGAAGGCATTATTACCATTCAGATCTCTCTTATTCCTGCAGCTGCCCCTGCTAGGAGTGGGGCTGAACACAATTCTGACACCCAATGGGAATGAAGACACCACAGCTGGTGGGAAATCTGGGACTGGAGAGG ATTTCTTCCTGACCTCTATGCCCACTGACTCCTTCAGTGTTTCCACTCTGCCCCTCCCAGAGGTTCAGTGTTTTGTGTTCAATGTCGAGTACATGAATTGCACTTGGAACAGCAGCTCTGAGCCCCAGCCTACCAACCTTACTCTGCACTATTG GTACAAGAACTCAGATAATGATAAAGTCCAGAAGTGCAGCCACTATCTATTTGCTGAAGAAATCACTTCTGGCTGTCAGTTGCAAAAAAAGGAGATCCACCTCTACCAAACATTTGTTGTTCAGCTCCAGGACCCAcgggaacccaggagacaggccACACAGATGCTAAAACTGCAGAATCTGG TGATCCCCTGGGCTCCAGAGAACCTAACACTTCGCAAATTGAGTGAATCCCAGCTAGAACTGAACTGGAACAACAGATTCTTGAACCACTGTTTGGAGCACTTGGTGCAGTACCGGACTGACTGGGACCACACCTGGACT GAACAATCAGTAGGCCACAGTCATAGCTTCTCCCTGCCTAGTGTGGATGGGCAGAAACACTACACGTTTCGTGTTCGGAGCCGCTTTAACCCACTCTGTGGAAGTACTCAGCATTGGAGTGAATGGAGCCACCTGATCCACTGGGGTAGCAACACTTCAAAGG AGAATCCTTTCCTGTTTGCGTTGGAAGCTGTGGTTATCTCTGTTGGCTCCATGGGATTGATTATCAGCCTTCTCTGTGTGTATTTCTGGCTGGAACG GACAATGCCCCGAATTCCCACCCTGAAGAACCTAGAAGATCTTGTTACTGAATACCACGGGAACTTTTCG GCCTGGAGTGGTGTGTCTAAGGGACTGGCTGAGAGTCTGCAGCCAGACTACAGTGAACGACTCTGCCTCGTCAGTGAGATTCCCCCAAAAGGAGGGGTGCTcggggagggagctggggcctCCCCATGCAACCAGCATAGCCCCTACTGGGCCCCACCAAGTTACACCCCAAAGCCTGAAACCTGA
- the IL2RG gene encoding cytokine receptor common subunit gamma isoform X5, translating to MPTDSFSVSTLPLPEVQCFVFNVEYMNCTWNSSSEPQPTNLTLHYWYKNSDNDKVQKCSHYLFAEEITSGCQLQKKEIHLYQTFVVQLQDPREPRRQATQMLKLQNLVIPWAPENLTLRKLSESQLELNWNNRFLNHCLEHLVQYRTDWDHTWTEQSVGHSHSFSLPSVDGQKHYTFRVRSRFNPLCGSTQHWSEWSHLIHWGSNTSKENPFLFALEAVVISVGSMGLIISLLCVYFWLERTMPRIPTLKNLEDLVTEYHGNFSAWSGVSKGLAESLQPDYSERLCLVSEIPPKGGVLGEGAGASPCNQHSPYWAPPSYTPKPET from the exons ATGCCCACTGACTCCTTCAGTGTTTCCACTCTGCCCCTCCCAGAGGTTCAGTGTTTTGTGTTCAATGTCGAGTACATGAATTGCACTTGGAACAGCAGCTCTGAGCCCCAGCCTACCAACCTTACTCTGCACTATTG GTACAAGAACTCAGATAATGATAAAGTCCAGAAGTGCAGCCACTATCTATTTGCTGAAGAAATCACTTCTGGCTGTCAGTTGCAAAAAAAGGAGATCCACCTCTACCAAACATTTGTTGTTCAGCTCCAGGACCCAcgggaacccaggagacaggccACACAGATGCTAAAACTGCAGAATCTGG TGATCCCCTGGGCTCCAGAGAACCTAACACTTCGCAAATTGAGTGAATCCCAGCTAGAACTGAACTGGAACAACAGATTCTTGAACCACTGTTTGGAGCACTTGGTGCAGTACCGGACTGACTGGGACCACACCTGGACT GAACAATCAGTAGGCCACAGTCATAGCTTCTCCCTGCCTAGTGTGGATGGGCAGAAACACTACACGTTTCGTGTTCGGAGCCGCTTTAACCCACTCTGTGGAAGTACTCAGCATTGGAGTGAATGGAGCCACCTGATCCACTGGGGTAGCAACACTTCAAAGG AGAATCCTTTCCTGTTTGCGTTGGAAGCTGTGGTTATCTCTGTTGGCTCCATGGGATTGATTATCAGCCTTCTCTGTGTGTATTTCTGGCTGGAACG GACAATGCCCCGAATTCCCACCCTGAAGAACCTAGAAGATCTTGTTACTGAATACCACGGGAACTTTTCG GCCTGGAGTGGTGTGTCTAAGGGACTGGCTGAGAGTCTGCAGCCAGACTACAGTGAACGACTCTGCCTCGTCAGTGAGATTCCCCCAAAAGGAGGGGTGCTcggggagggagctggggcctCCCCATGCAACCAGCATAGCCCCTACTGGGCCCCACCAAGTTACACCCCAAAGCCTGAAACCTGA
- the IL2RG gene encoding cytokine receptor common subunit gamma isoform X3: MIPLTKLPLLGVGLNTILTPNGNEDTTADFFLTSMPTDSFSVSTLPLPEVQCFVFNVEYMNCTWNSSSEPQPTNLTLHYWYKNSDNDKVQKCSHYLFAEEITSGCQLQKKEIHLYQTFVVQLQDPREPRRQATQMLKLQNLVIPWAPENLTLRKLSESQLELNWNNRFLNHCLEHLVQYRTDWDHTWTEQSVGHSHSFSLPSVDGQKHYTFRVRSRFNPLCGSTQHWSEWSHLIHWGSNTSKENPFLFALEAVVISVGSMGLIISLLCVYFWLERTMPRIPTLKNLEDLVTEYHGNFSAWSGVSKGLAESLQPDYSERLCLVSEIPPKGGVLGEGAGASPCNQHSPYWAPPSYTPKPET; the protein is encoded by the exons ATGATACCATTGACCAAG CTGCCCCTGCTAGGAGTGGGGCTGAACACAATTCTGACACCCAATGGGAATGAAGACACCACAGCTG ATTTCTTCCTGACCTCTATGCCCACTGACTCCTTCAGTGTTTCCACTCTGCCCCTCCCAGAGGTTCAGTGTTTTGTGTTCAATGTCGAGTACATGAATTGCACTTGGAACAGCAGCTCTGAGCCCCAGCCTACCAACCTTACTCTGCACTATTG GTACAAGAACTCAGATAATGATAAAGTCCAGAAGTGCAGCCACTATCTATTTGCTGAAGAAATCACTTCTGGCTGTCAGTTGCAAAAAAAGGAGATCCACCTCTACCAAACATTTGTTGTTCAGCTCCAGGACCCAcgggaacccaggagacaggccACACAGATGCTAAAACTGCAGAATCTGG TGATCCCCTGGGCTCCAGAGAACCTAACACTTCGCAAATTGAGTGAATCCCAGCTAGAACTGAACTGGAACAACAGATTCTTGAACCACTGTTTGGAGCACTTGGTGCAGTACCGGACTGACTGGGACCACACCTGGACT GAACAATCAGTAGGCCACAGTCATAGCTTCTCCCTGCCTAGTGTGGATGGGCAGAAACACTACACGTTTCGTGTTCGGAGCCGCTTTAACCCACTCTGTGGAAGTACTCAGCATTGGAGTGAATGGAGCCACCTGATCCACTGGGGTAGCAACACTTCAAAGG AGAATCCTTTCCTGTTTGCGTTGGAAGCTGTGGTTATCTCTGTTGGCTCCATGGGATTGATTATCAGCCTTCTCTGTGTGTATTTCTGGCTGGAACG GACAATGCCCCGAATTCCCACCCTGAAGAACCTAGAAGATCTTGTTACTGAATACCACGGGAACTTTTCG GCCTGGAGTGGTGTGTCTAAGGGACTGGCTGAGAGTCTGCAGCCAGACTACAGTGAACGACTCTGCCTCGTCAGTGAGATTCCCCCAAAAGGAGGGGTGCTcggggagggagctggggcctCCCCATGCAACCAGCATAGCCCCTACTGGGCCCCACCAAGTTACACCCCAAAGCCTGAAACCTGA